From a single Vitis vinifera cultivar Pinot Noir 40024 chromosome 18, ASM3070453v1 genomic region:
- the LOC132253156 gene encoding coatomer subunit beta'-2-like, translating into MTRLSHWDELLMSSLIFPTIQSERVKSVDLHPKEPWILASLYSGTVCIWNYHSQELVKSFKVAESPVRSAKFIACKQWVVTGADDKFIRIFDYNTMEKIAEFEAHTDFIRSVAVHPTLPYVLSASDDMLIKLWDWEKGWECTQTFKGHAHYVMQVAFSPKDAHTFASASLDGTIKVWNLSSPAPDFTLDGHSKGVNCIDYFMRGSKPYLISGSDDHTAKVWDYQAKSCVQTLEGHTNNVSAVCVHPELPLIITGSEDGNVHIWDGATYRLGNTLNYGFERVWAFGCMKGSNRVVIGYDKGTIMIKVLSSHSGGSMGIRVEEQEKKEC; encoded by the exons tcaTCACTTATTTTTCCTACAATTCAATCAGAAAGAGTCAAATCTGTGGATCTACATCCTAAGGAACCATG GATTCTAGCAAGTTTGTATTCAGGAACTGTGTGTATCTGGAACTACCACTCGCAG GAACTTGTAAAGTCTTTCAAGGTCGCGGAATCACCAG TTCGCTCAGCAAAGTTTATAGCATGCAAACAATGGGTTGTTACTGGGGCTGATGACAAGTTTATCCGCATCTTCGACTACAATACAATGGAGAAGATTGCAGAATTTGAGGCTCATACTGATTTCATTAGGAGTGTTGCAGTCCATCCTACCCTTCCATATGTGCTGTCAGCTTCTGATGACATGCTAATAAAGCTTTGGGATTGGGAGAAGGGTTGGGAGTGCACTCAAACGTTCAAGGGACATGCCCACTATGTGATGCAAGTGGCATTTAGTCCCAAAGACGCACACACTTTTGCAAGTGCGTCGCTTGATGGCACCATAAAG GTTTGGAATCTCAGCTCACCTGCTCCAGACTTTACACTGGATGGGCATTCAAAAGGAGTGAATTGTATTGATTACTTCATGAGAGGCTCTAAACCATATCTGATCTCCGGTTCGGATGACCATACTGCTAAG GTTTGGGATTATCAAGCCAAGAGTTGTGTACAAACACTGGAAGGACACACAAATAATGTTTCTGCAGTGTGTGTTCACCCTGAACTTCCCCTCATCATTACAGGTTCTGAGGATGGGAACGTTCACATATGGGATGGAGCTACTTACAG GCTTGGGAACACACTGAACTATGGTTTTGAAAGAGTTTGGGCTTTTGGGTGCATGAAAGGCTCAAACAG GGTTGTGATTGGCTATGACAAAGGAACCATTATGATAAAAGTTCTCAGTTCTCACAGTGGGGGTTCCATGGGCATCCGGGTTGAGGAGCAAGAGAAGAAGGAATGTTGA